One region of Glycine max cultivar Williams 82 chromosome 9, Glycine_max_v4.0, whole genome shotgun sequence genomic DNA includes:
- the LOC102670411 gene encoding clustered mitochondria protein-like isoform X6 — protein MCRWANSMTRVLAHKYDLNSTAPFQTSDILDLHPIVKHSIPVSAEAKGLVETGKLQFAEEMLNEAYRLHFIFRGTLSSTTGYWSNASGGCQLLPQHLAWNKDTQRWKVSSMLPSDLCNQYKIGPKITGMKGA, from the exons CTCATAAATATGATCTTAATTCTACAGCACCCTTCCAAACATCAGATATCTTGGACCTCCATCCAATTGTCAAGCATTCAATTCCAGTGAGTGCAGAAGCCAAGGGACTTGTGGAAACAGGAAAGCTACAATTTGCTGAG GAAATGCTTAATGAGGCCTACCGCCTACACTTTATTTTCAGAGGCACTCTCAGTTCTACAACAG GTTACTGGTCCAATGCATCGGGAGGTTGCCAATTGCTGCCG CAGCACTTGGCATGGAATAAAGATACTCAAAGGTGGAAGGTGTCTTCAATGTTGCCAAGTGATTTATGCAACCAGTACAAAATTGGACCCAAAATTACTGGAATGAAGGGTGCATGA
- the LOC102670411 gene encoding clustered mitochondria protein-like isoform X7, with protein MCRWANSMTRVLAHKYDLNSTAPFQTSDILDLHPIVKHSIPVSAEAKGLVETGKLQFAEEMLNEAYRLHFIFRGTLSSTTGYWSNASGGCQLLPHLAWNKDTQRWKVSSMLPSDLCNQYKIGPKITGMKGA; from the exons CTCATAAATATGATCTTAATTCTACAGCACCCTTCCAAACATCAGATATCTTGGACCTCCATCCAATTGTCAAGCATTCAATTCCAGTGAGTGCAGAAGCCAAGGGACTTGTGGAAACAGGAAAGCTACAATTTGCTGAG GAAATGCTTAATGAGGCCTACCGCCTACACTTTATTTTCAGAGGCACTCTCAGTTCTACAACAG GTTACTGGTCCAATGCATCGGGAGGTTGCCAATTGCTGCCG CACTTGGCATGGAATAAAGATACTCAAAGGTGGAAGGTGTCTTCAATGTTGCCAAGTGATTTATGCAACCAGTACAAAATTGGACCCAAAATTACTGGAATGAAGGGTGCATGA
- the LOC102670411 gene encoding clustered mitochondria protein-like isoform X8: MCRWANSMTRVLAPFQTSDILDLHPIVKHSIPVSAEAKGLVETGKLQFAEEMLNEAYRLHFIFRGTLSSTTGYWSNASGGCQLLPHLAWNKDTQRWKVSSMLPSDLCNQYKIGPKITGMKGA; the protein is encoded by the exons CACCCTTCCAAACATCAGATATCTTGGACCTCCATCCAATTGTCAAGCATTCAATTCCAGTGAGTGCAGAAGCCAAGGGACTTGTGGAAACAGGAAAGCTACAATTTGCTGAG GAAATGCTTAATGAGGCCTACCGCCTACACTTTATTTTCAGAGGCACTCTCAGTTCTACAACAG GTTACTGGTCCAATGCATCGGGAGGTTGCCAATTGCTGCCG CACTTGGCATGGAATAAAGATACTCAAAGGTGGAAGGTGTCTTCAATGTTGCCAAGTGATTTATGCAACCAGTACAAAATTGGACCCAAAATTACTGGAATGAAGGGTGCATGA
- the LOC100818325 gene encoding programmed cell death protein 2-like: MDTDATGDPVDKLKAIQNDDVEYQDEDDDFDDEEEEEDDPITLGFVDKPKNEWSLRRQYFPSKTGGVPAWLDPLNIPSGRSSVCDICGDPLQLLLQVYAPTDKETTFHRMLFVFMCPSMKCLLRDQHEQWKRHPEKPSRSVKVFRCQLPRINPFYSPECPQYNESHEPAGSGAALCDWCGTWKGDKLCSSCRQARYCSEKHQAMSWRTGHKTACQQMKVSSPVFGPNKSGTTSLESHKVGSKNLWPEFEISIEDESEYNRDISEENSLANSLISRNRNDDTMNSLMDNFKGDDDKKSWASFQERIAEAPEQVLRYYRNTNAKPIWPVSSGRPSNADIPKCSYCSGPMSCEFQILPQLLYYFGVDNEVDSLDWASIVVYACEASCEASLPYKNEFAWVQIYSLSTTL; the protein is encoded by the exons ATGGACACTGATGCCACTGGAGATCCTGTTGACAAGCTCAAGGCTATCCAGAATGATGATGTAGAATATCAagacgaagatgatgattttgatgacgaagaagaagaagaagatgaccCTATTACTCTTGGTTTCGTTGACAAACCCAAGAATGAATGGTCTCTTCGCCGTCAATATTTCCCAAGCAAAACTGGTGGAGTCCCG GCTTGGCTTGACCCTCTGAATATACCATCAGGGAGATCATCTGTGTGTGACATTTGTGGAGATCCTTTACAACTCTTGCTTCAG GTTTATGCACCAACTGACAAGGAAACCACATTTCACCGaatgttgtttgtttttatgtgtCCCTCCATGAAATGTCTTCTTAGGGATCAGCATGAGCAATGGAAACGCCATCCAGAGAAGCCATCTAGAAG TGTGAAGGTTTTCCGTTGTCAACTACCCCGCATTAATCCATTTTACTCACCTGAATGCCCTCAGTATAATGAGAGCCACGAACCTGCTGGCAGTGGAG CTGCTCTTTGTGATTGGTGTGGCACCTGGAAAGGAGACAAGCTTTGTAGTAGTTGCAGACAAGCACGGTATTGCTCTGAGAAACACCAG GCTATGAGTTGGCGCACAGGGCATAAAACTGCTTGCCAACAGATGAAAGTTTCTTCACCTGTTTTTGGACCCAACAAAAGTGGAACCACCTCCTTGGAGTCTCATAAAG TTGGAAGCAAGAATCTGTGGCCTGAATTTGAGATCAGCATTGAAGATGAAAGTGAATATAATAGGGACATATCTGAGGAAAATAGCTTAGCTAATTCCTTGATCTCTAGGAACAGGAATGATGACACAATGAATTCACTTATGGATAACTTTAag ggtgatgatgacaaaaagagCTGGGCCTCCTTCCAGGAACGCATTGCCGAGGCTCCTGAACAAGTGTTGAG GTATTATAGGAATACTAATGCCAAGCCAATATGGCCTGTTTCAAGTGGTCGACCATCCAATGCTGATATCCCTAAATGCAGTTACTGCAGTGGACCAATGTCTTGTGAATTTCAG ATTTTGCCACAACTGCTCTATTACTTCGGCGTTGACAACGAAGTGGACTCTCTGGATTGGGCTTCAATTGTGGTGTATGCGTGTGAAGCCTCTTGTGAAGCAAGTTTGCCTTACAAAAATGAATTTGCTTGGGTACAAATTTATTCACTTTCCACAACCTTATAG